A region from the Candidatus Beckwithbacteria bacterium genome encodes:
- a CDS encoding class I tRNA ligase family protein, which yields MNFDHQKIEEKWRKKWRETGIYRTNLSIRQAQDKKKWYNLMMFPYPSAEGLHVGNMYAFTGADCYGRFKAMQGYEVFEPIGLDGFGIHSENYAIKIGKHPADQAKISEKHFYEQLSRIGNRFNWDNRLETYDPEYYRWTQWLFVQMFKHGLAYRKKAQVNWCPSCKTVLADEQVIDGKCERCSTAVGKRENEQWFFKITEYAQRLLDNIEKIDWPEKIKISQRNWIGRSEGVEIIWKMTRFDLVISTFTTRPDTIYGATFLVLAPELALVNKLKLNKAAKEYVAKALLKTEQQRKLEEKKKTGVDTGYQVVHPLTGKPIPVWIADFVLKDYGTGAVMGVPAHDERDNDFAKEHQLPVIDILKDKEEIIRKLEKKGLVKRTVNFHLRDWCISRQRYWGPPIPMIYCEECAKRNTPESKNIPLRSGMAGWYPEKEENLPVKLPYVQDFKPTGDGRAPLAKAPRGWLETVCPGCGGKAKREIDVSDTFLDSAWYFLRYPSVSNKETPRRKPTRSLLAGTDELRLPFDPEITKNWLPVDAYIGGAEHAVLHLLYSRFVWMALSDWGYIPKALGPEPFPFLYGHGLIIRNGAKMSKSRGNIVNPDEYIDKFGADALRMYLMFIGPYDQGGDFKDTGIVGMKRFLNRVWNLCSTPGVKDVHTPGVLLLRHKTVKKLTEAMENFRFNVGIANIMEYVNGLEKYFTPGVKEVSTPGVDSIKTLILLLAPFAPYISEELWGKIGGKFSVHQQLYPKYEEKLTKNETVTVVVQVNGKLRGRLELGAEEGKNKEKVLTLAKADEHIKQYLKDKKIVKEIFVPGKLVNLVVK from the coding sequence ATGAATTTTGATCATCAGAAAATCGAGGAAAAGTGGCGGAAAAAGTGGCGGGAGACAGGGATTTATAGGACTAATTTATCCATTCGACAAGCTCAGGACAAAAAAAAGTGGTACAACCTAATGATGTTTCCGTACCCGTCGGCCGAAGGCTTGCATGTCGGTAACATGTATGCGTTTACCGGGGCGGATTGTTACGGCCGGTTTAAGGCGATGCAGGGATACGAGGTATTTGAGCCGATTGGGTTGGACGGGTTCGGAATCCACTCGGAAAATTACGCGATTAAAATCGGCAAACACCCAGCCGATCAGGCCAAAATCAGTGAAAAACATTTTTATGAGCAGTTAAGCCGGATTGGCAACCGTTTTAACTGGGATAACCGTTTGGAAACTTACGATCCGGAATATTACCGCTGGACTCAGTGGCTGTTTGTACAAATGTTCAAGCACGGCTTGGCATACCGGAAAAAAGCTCAGGTTAACTGGTGTCCGTCCTGTAAAACCGTCTTAGCCGATGAGCAGGTGATTGATGGTAAGTGTGAAAGGTGCAGTACGGCAGTCGGGAAGCGGGAGAACGAACAGTGGTTTTTTAAGATTACAGAGTACGCGCAGAGATTATTGGATAATATTGAAAAAATTGATTGGCCGGAAAAGATTAAAATCAGCCAGAGAAATTGGATTGGTCGTAGCGAGGGCGTAGAGATTATTTGGAAAATGACAAGGTTCGACCTTGTCATCAGCACTTTTACTACCAGGCCGGACACGATTTACGGGGCAACATTTTTAGTTTTAGCGCCGGAGCTGGCGTTGGTGAATAAATTGAAATTAAATAAAGCAGCAAAGGAGTATGTGGCGAAAGCGTTATTAAAAACCGAACAGCAACGGAAGTTGGAAGAAAAGAAAAAAACCGGTGTCGATACTGGTTATCAAGTGGTCCATCCTTTGACGGGAAAGCCGATTCCTGTCTGGATTGCCGATTTTGTGCTGAAAGACTACGGTACGGGTGCGGTAATGGGGGTGCCGGCGCATGATGAAAGAGACAACGATTTTGCTAAAGAACATCAATTACCGGTGATAGATATTTTGAAAGATAAAGAGGAGATAATTAGGAAATTAGAGAAAAAAGGTTTGGTAAAAAGAACGGTAAATTTTCATTTAAGGGATTGGTGTATTTCCAGGCAAAGATATTGGGGGCCGCCGATTCCGATGATTTATTGTGAAGAGTGTGCTAAAAGAAACACTCCGGAGAGTAAAAATATTCCACTCCGGAGTGGAATGGCTGGCTGGTATCCGGAAAAAGAGGAGAATTTGCCGGTTAAACTGCCGTATGTCCAAGATTTTAAGCCGACCGGAGACGGGAGAGCGCCTTTGGCTAAGGCCCCACGGGGGTGGTTAGAAACAGTTTGTCCTGGTTGCGGAGGGAAAGCAAAGAGAGAAATAGATGTGTCTGATACGTTTTTAGATAGTGCCTGGTATTTTTTGAGGTATCCTTCGGTTTCCAATAAGGAGACTCCTCGTAGGAAGCCTACGAGGAGTCTCCTTGCAGGTACTGACGAGCTTCGTTTGCCTTTTGATCCGGAAATTACGAAAAACTGGTTGCCGGTAGATGCGTATATTGGTGGAGCCGAGCATGCGGTCCTACATTTGCTTTATTCGAGATTTGTCTGGATGGCGCTCTCGGATTGGGGCTATATCCCTAAAGCCCTAGGCCCTGAGCCCTTCCCATTCCTGTACGGCCACGGTTTGATTATCAGAAACGGCGCCAAGATGAGCAAAAGCCGGGGCAATATTGTCAACCCGGACGAATATATTGATAAGTTCGGGGCGGATGCTTTAAGAATGTATTTGATGTTTATCGGGCCGTATGATCAGGGCGGGGATTTTAAAGATACGGGGATAGTGGGGATGAAGCGGTTTTTGAATCGGGTGTGGAATCTGTGTTCCACTCCCGGTGTGAAAGATGTCCACACACCGGGAGTGTTATTGCTGCGACACAAAACCGTTAAAAAACTGACCGAGGCAATGGAGAATTTTCGGTTTAATGTGGGAATTGCCAATATTATGGAGTATGTTAATGGGCTGGAGAAATATTTCACTCCCGGAGTGAAAGAAGTCTCCACTCCGGGAGTGGATTCGATTAAAACTTTAATTTTGTTGCTGGCGCCGTTCGCGCCGTATATTAGTGAAGAACTATGGGGGAAAATCGGCGGAAAATTCAGCGTCCATCAGCAACTTTATCCTAAATACGAGGAAAAATTGACGAAAAATGAGACAGTTACGGTGGTGGTGCAGGTAAATGGCAAGTTGCGGGGAAGACTAGAATTGGGAGCAGAAGAGGGGAAAAATAAAGAAAAAGTATTAACTTTAGCCAAAGCCGATGAGCATATAAAACAGTATCTTAAAGATAAAAAAATTGTTAAAGAAATTTTTGTTCCCGGGAAACTGGTGAATTTGGTGGTAAAATAA
- a CDS encoding tetratricopeptide repeat protein, with protein sequence MIKAYRVQIIWLAVLVFLLYGFSLNNAFVADDVYGIVNNPEIFKFSWVIQSPTVVLNKLVYWLIANSFGIIPWPFRLVNIGVHLLTTIGVLVLVSKLINKTVGMVAAILVAVHPLMIESVTWISGNGYSWYTALLVWSLIGYIKAKDSWWKYGGSVLLFFCALQFSEKAAILPCILLVYRLVIDKKRGRWWDLIPYAALSGLWLVLNLINIGARLNYLQTEYNSNVETKSVIKFSPLVQTPVALTSYLGLVAWPDKLTLYHSEMSFTKTKFGIMAGITIIYFLATAWLLWRRSLIGFFLSWLVIGLSPTLVPFGVAWIVAERYVYFGAIGILILIAWGLVKFSQKPKQEEVGWAVITILVLALSIRTLVRNHDWTDQDHLWLAAERTSPTSPQNQNNLGDLYGRRGDLQQAEWHFKRAIELNPNYADAMHNLANVYVREGRYEEAIKWYEEALKNKPSLWSLWQSKAQLKALREFFCKQPAYEKNSICQVGEQNSGN encoded by the coding sequence ATGATAAAAGCCTATCGCGTACAGATAATCTGGCTGGCTGTTTTGGTGTTTTTGCTTTACGGCTTTAGTTTAAATAACGCTTTTGTGGCGGATGATGTTTACGGCATTGTCAATAATCCGGAGATATTTAAGTTTTCTTGGGTGATCCAAAGCCCGACGGTAGTTTTGAATAAACTCGTATATTGGTTGATTGCCAACAGCTTTGGGATTATTCCTTGGCCGTTCAGATTAGTGAATATTGGGGTGCATTTACTCACCACAATAGGAGTGTTGGTATTGGTAAGCAAGTTGATTAATAAAACCGTGGGGATGGTAGCGGCGATTTTAGTGGCCGTGCATCCGCTGATGATTGAGTCAGTCACCTGGATTTCCGGCAACGGCTACAGTTGGTACACAGCTTTATTGGTGTGGAGTTTGATTGGTTATATTAAAGCCAAAGACAGTTGGTGGAAATATGGGGGATCGGTTTTACTTTTTTTTTGTGCGCTTCAGTTTTCCGAAAAAGCGGCGATTTTACCCTGCATTTTGTTAGTTTATCGGCTGGTAATTGATAAAAAACGGGGCCGGTGGTGGGACCTAATTCCTTATGCTGCTTTGAGCGGGTTATGGCTGGTTTTAAATCTAATCAATATCGGGGCGAGATTAAACTATTTACAGACAGAATACAACAGCAATGTGGAAACCAAATCAGTCATTAAATTCAGTCCGTTAGTGCAGACGCCGGTGGCTTTAACTAGTTATTTAGGTTTAGTCGCTTGGCCGGATAAATTAACTTTGTATCATTCGGAAATGAGTTTTACCAAGACAAAATTTGGGATTATGGCCGGAATAACGATAATTTATTTTCTGGCAACTGCTTGGTTGTTGTGGCGGCGGAGCCTGATCGGTTTTTTCTTAAGCTGGCTGGTGATTGGTTTAAGCCCGACTTTAGTCCCATTTGGTGTCGCCTGGATTGTGGCTGAGAGGTATGTTTATTTTGGAGCGATCGGCATTCTGATATTGATTGCTTGGGGATTGGTCAAGTTTAGCCAAAAACCAAAACAGGAAGAGGTTGGCTGGGCGGTTATTACTATTTTAGTCTTAGCTTTATCAATCAGGACTTTGGTGCGCAATCACGATTGGACAGATCAGGACCATTTATGGCTGGCAGCGGAGCGGACTTCACCAACGAGCCCGCAAAACCAGAATAATTTAGGGGACCTTTACGGCCGGAGAGGTGATTTACAGCAGGCAGAGTGGCATTTTAAGCGGGCGATTGAGCTGAATCCTAACTATGCTGATGCGATGCATAATTTGGCGAATGTTTATGTTCGGGAAGGCCGGTATGAAGAAGCGATTAAGTGGTACGAAGAGGCGTTGAAAAACAAGCCGTCATTATGGTCATTATGGCAGTCAAAGGCGCAGTTAAAGGCGCTGAGGGAATTTTTTTGTAAACAGCCCGCTTATGAAAAAAACAGCATATGTCAGGTGGGTGAGCAAAATAGCGGGAA
- a CDS encoding MBL fold metallo-hydrolase yields the protein MKKINWILSLAIGAVIFLIGQWPDNQLHLIFCNVGQGDTILMEYQDKQVLVDTGPDNSVLTCLGRNMPFWDRHLEAVMITHNQKDHTGGLAEIKKRYQVSEITGLQVGDELTVGEIKLRLLAGIQGSDKNTEGLVFLGSFGEFDWLLTADITEKEETGLLDKLKEVTVLKVAHHGSKYSSSQEFLETIKPQLAVISVGKNSYGHPTPEVLQRLGDIGAEIRRTDKNGQIVIVSDGRSWYINSDEN from the coding sequence ATGAAAAAAATAAACTGGATTTTGAGTTTAGCCATCGGCGCCGTGATTTTTCTGATTGGGCAGTGGCCGGACAACCAACTGCATTTAATTTTTTGCAATGTTGGCCAAGGCGATACGATTTTGATGGAATATCAGGATAAACAGGTGTTGGTGGATACCGGACCGGACAATTCGGTGTTGACGTGCTTAGGAAGAAATATGCCGTTTTGGGACAGGCATTTGGAAGCAGTAATGATTACCCATAACCAAAAAGACCACACCGGCGGTTTAGCAGAAATTAAAAAGCGTTATCAAGTAAGCGAAATAACAGGTTTACAGGTGGGGGATGAATTGACGGTGGGTGAGATTAAGCTGAGGTTGTTGGCTGGCATTCAAGGGAGCGATAAAAACACAGAGGGGTTGGTGTTTTTAGGCAGTTTTGGGGAATTTGACTGGCTGCTGACAGCGGATATTACCGAAAAAGAAGAGACAGGTTTATTAGATAAATTAAAAGAGGTTACGGTGTTAAAAGTGGCCCATCATGGGAGCAAATATTCTTCGAGCCAGGAGTTTTTGGAAACAATTAAACCGCAGCTGGCGGTGATTTCCGTGGGGAAAAACAGCTATGGCCATCCGACACCGGAAGTTTTACAGCGCCTGGGAGACATTGGGGCTGAAATCAGGCGGACAGATAAAAACGGCCAGATAGTGATTGTCAGCGACGGTCGTAGTTGGTATATTAATTCAGATGAAAATTAG
- a CDS encoding helix-hairpin-helix domain-containing protein yields the protein MPEWVKFLSKIFKERPYVITLGLLGLFLVAVGVFSVVVVGNRNKDEGVVIKKAFDSAQDSGEAEIFVDVAGAVEKPGVYQLSSNSRVNDVLVVAGGLGAKADREWVSQNLNLAQKLTDGQKIYIPSQEEVVKDGPSSEIYKGPSFVNINMATGAELDTLYGVGPATAQKIIDNRPYASTEELLTKKVVKSNVYESIKNQITVF from the coding sequence ATGCCCGAGTGGGTAAAATTTTTAAGCAAAATTTTTAAAGAACGGCCATACGTGATAACTCTGGGATTGCTGGGACTATTTTTAGTGGCCGTAGGAGTGTTTTCGGTAGTAGTGGTAGGGAACAGAAATAAAGATGAAGGGGTGGTAATTAAGAAAGCCTTCGACTCCGCTCAGGACTCTGGCGAGGCCGAGATTTTTGTGGATGTGGCTGGAGCAGTGGAGAAGCCTGGAGTGTATCAACTATCAAGTAACTCAAGGGTTAATGATGTTTTGGTAGTGGCTGGGGGGTTAGGAGCAAAAGCAGACAGGGAATGGGTAAGCCAAAATTTAAATTTGGCGCAAAAATTGACGGATGGACAAAAGATTTATATACCCAGTCAGGAGGAGGTTGTTAAGGACGGACCTTCGTCAGAAATTTACAAAGGTCCGTCCTTTGTAAATATCAACATGGCAACGGGGGCAGAGTTGGATACGCTTTACGGGGTCGGACCGGCAACAGCGCAGAAAATTATCGATAACCGACCGTATGCATCGACGGAAGAGCTACTGACTAAAAAAGTTGTTAAAAGCAATGTATATGAAAGTATCAAAAATCAGATTACTGTTTTTTAG
- a CDS encoding ComEC/Rec2 family competence protein, producing the protein MRGVLVCLIWFAIFLVRFSNSFQGEAKLRHLAGEKIVLTGYISSEPILQGINQKFSLSRIDIVTANQPNYEYGQKVVISGILQRRVINKWYSQFSLIYPSIKIIESDNIKSIRYQIIRWRKGIETVFNRNLPEPEASLLAGIILGVKRGLPQEFYEALKKTSTMHIVVASGYNVTVIMGVVVAYLAGLAKRKWAILIGVAAVGIYTVMAGLQPAIVRAAIMGGLAYFGQMLGRPSASWRMLVVAAMVMLIFDPLIIFDLGFQMSFSATTGLIVLGSKLDKIFGRIWLIGKDLSETTAAQIFVSPIILSAFGYLSPFSILVNISILWLVPIIMVLGAILAITRLSLVAWLAYVPLTIMVRIIEFFNR; encoded by the coding sequence ATGAGAGGTGTACTGGTATGTTTGATCTGGTTTGCCATATTTTTAGTGAGATTTTCCAATAGTTTTCAGGGAGAAGCCAAACTTAGACATTTAGCGGGAGAGAAGATTGTTTTAACCGGGTATATATCCTCAGAACCAATACTACAGGGTATTAATCAAAAGTTCAGCCTGAGTCGGATTGATATAGTCACTGCCAATCAGCCAAATTACGAATACGGTCAAAAAGTAGTGATTTCTGGCATTCTCCAGAGACGGGTGATAAACAAGTGGTATAGCCAATTTAGCTTGATCTATCCGTCAATAAAAATCATTGAGTCCGATAATATTAAATCTATAAGATACCAGATTATTCGCTGGCGCAAGGGGATAGAAACAGTTTTTAACCGTAATTTGCCGGAACCGGAGGCGAGCCTGTTGGCGGGAATTATCTTGGGCGTGAAAAGGGGTTTACCTCAAGAGTTTTACGAAGCCTTAAAGAAGACGAGCACTATGCATATCGTGGTGGCGTCAGGCTATAACGTGACCGTGATAATGGGAGTTGTCGTGGCCTATTTAGCCGGATTAGCTAAGCGGAAGTGGGCGATTCTAATCGGCGTTGCGGCAGTGGGGATATATACCGTAATGGCGGGACTCCAGCCGGCAATTGTCCGGGCGGCAATTATGGGCGGTTTGGCCTATTTTGGTCAGATGTTAGGTCGGCCATCCGCCAGCTGGCGAATGTTGGTGGTTGCCGCGATGGTAATGTTAATCTTTGACCCTTTGATAATTTTTGATTTGGGATTTCAAATGTCCTTCAGCGCGACCACGGGTTTAATTGTGCTTGGTTCAAAATTGGACAAGATTTTTGGTCGGATTTGGCTGATTGGGAAAGACTTAAGCGAAACCACGGCGGCCCAGATTTTTGTCAGTCCGATTATTTTGTCGGCTTTTGGGTACTTGAGCCCTTTTAGTATATTAGTTAATATTTCGATACTGTGGTTAGTGCCAATAATTATGGTCTTGGGGGCAATCTTAGCCATTACCAGGCTGAGTTTGGTGGCCTGGTTGGCATATGTACCGTTAACAATAATGGTGAGAATTATTGAGTTTTTTAACCGCTAA
- the cas2 gene encoding CRISPR-associated endonuclease Cas2 — protein MKIRLRDRILWGLFIGGEGAKAYLTGKLFLWTPPKYSRKKYRLLVARLVREGSVQQAIIEGKVNFRLTEIGKKQLLKSYPVLNPPVGEAGPQRIWDGFWRIVIFDIPEDKRLLRDKLRRYLLKLGFGELQNSTYVSAYDYQKEFLSWLKTNGLEKNVLLLESKQKYLGEPKLLAEKVWGLGKLNSGYKEIVDRLTTRFGIKDESRREEFLKKIYRDWLEVFLRDPGLPIELLGEDWQGEKAKKYVLRSGVVKE, from the coding sequence ATGAAAATTAGACTGCGAGACAGAATTCTATGGGGCCTGTTTATCGGCGGCGAGGGCGCCAAAGCTTATTTGACTGGCAAGTTGTTTTTGTGGACACCGCCTAAATACAGCCGGAAGAAATACCGATTGTTGGTGGCCAGGTTGGTGCGAGAAGGCAGTGTCCAACAGGCAATTATTGAAGGAAAAGTGAACTTTCGGTTAACGGAAATCGGCAAGAAGCAGTTATTGAAAAGCTACCCGGTCTTAAATCCGCCTGTCGGCGAGGCAGGTCCACAACGAATCTGGGATGGGTTTTGGCGGATAGTGATTTTTGATATTCCGGAAGATAAGCGGCTATTAAGAGATAAACTGCGGCGTTACTTACTTAAATTAGGGTTTGGCGAGCTGCAAAACAGCACGTATGTTTCGGCTTATGATTACCAAAAAGAGTTTTTGAGTTGGTTAAAGACCAATGGTTTAGAGAAAAACGTTTTATTACTGGAATCAAAACAGAAATATTTAGGCGAGCCGAAACTGCTGGCAGAAAAAGTTTGGGGTTTAGGGAAATTAAATTCTGGTTACAAAGAGATTGTTGATCGGTTGACAACACGGTTCGGGATTAAAGATGAATCCCGGCGTGAGGAGTTTTTGAAAAAGATCTACCGGGATTGGTTGGAAGTGTTTTTAAGAGATCCGGGTTTGCCGATTGAGCTTTTGGGCGAAGATTGGCAGGGAGAAAAAGCCAAAAAATATGTTTTAAGGTCGGGAGTAGTTAAAGAATGA